One genomic window of Camelina sativa cultivar DH55 chromosome 5, Cs, whole genome shotgun sequence includes the following:
- the LOC104789149 gene encoding pentatricopeptide repeat-containing protein At4g17616-like, which translates to MSCIYEMNGMRDELKKFKEHIVQLPPQIYARVRTWFLVHDLGYDSEKPRVLSIGSHHNRSGLKIQISPKVLQRDSSLGVDTEATCVNYANSKLVVTNKTLAKLVYGYKIHDNLPELSKLLFKLGGSSLCADVVDACVAIGWLEATHDILDDMVSAGHPMDLATYDSFCSTNNIHCLKKKIKTKSTSKPSSIIR; encoded by the exons ATGTCTTGCATTTATGAAATGAATGGTATGCGGGATGAGTTGAAGAAGTTCAAGGAGCATATTGTTCAGTTACCGCCTCAG ATATATGCAAGAGTAAGGACTTGGTTTTTAGTTCATGATCTTGGATATGATTCCGAAAAGCCTCGGGTTTTGTCTATTGGGTCTCACCATAATCGATCTGGGTTAAAGATCCAGATTTCTCCCAAGGTTTTGCAGAGAGATTCATCACTAGGAGTTGACACTGAAGCAACATGTGTCAATTATGCCAATTCGAAGCTTGTTGTCACAAACAAGACTCTTGCCAAGTTAGTATATGGGTACAAGATACATGATAATCTCCCTGAGCTATCAAAGCTTTTGTTTAAGCTAGGTGGATCCAGTTTATGTGCTGATGTCGTTGATGCTTGTGTTGCTATTGGTTGGTTAGAAGCTACTCATGATATTCTTGACGACATGGTTTCTGCTGGTCATCCCATGGATTTGGCCACGTATGATTCATTTTGTTCCACAAACAACATTcactgtttgaaaaaaaaaatcaaaacaaaaagcacTTCCAAACCAA GCTCAATCATTCgataa